In the Haloterrigena turkmenica DSM 5511 genome, AGCTCGTGCTCAAGAAGGATCTCCTCGACCGTCAGAGACGTGCGGTAGCCCGCCCACAAGAGACACACCATCCAGATTGATCCGAGGCCAACGACGGTAGCGGCGCCTATCACGGCTTGCTCACTTCAAGTGGTTCTAGACCCTCGAGAACTCGTTACGTTGGCTTCAACAGCCGATCGTAGCCGGTCATAAATTCCAGTGTTGTCGTCGCCCATTGGCTTCGAGATCCTCTTGAGACGGCGCTTGCGGCCCCTCAAGAGTCCTCGGCGACGTTCACTATCCGGTACTGTTCGGAAGGCTGTCGTCAACACACTGTTCACGCTGCTCGAGAAGCTGCTGGCGGTCGTGTCGATCGGGGTGCTCGACGGCGTCGGGGTTCTGGTCATTCTCGGATGAGCACGCCGCAAATGGTCTAGGCTCTCACAGGGGTATATGTCGCTGGGTCCACGCTGTTCGATGCGACACTTCTTCCGTCGTTTCTCGTCGCACAGATCGCGGTTCTCTTAACCTCGTTCAACGAGATCATCATGAGTGCCATTGTCGGCAGCGGCGCTGTAGTCACCGCCGGTGTCGGTGACAGCCCTCTAAGCTGGACTCTCCGTCATCGCCCAGGATTTGGACTCGGCTCTGGATCAATGTGTTTCCTGAGTTCTGAGGCTGCAGCGGACGCACTCGCTTCAAGACATCGAAACGCTGCTCCAATTCCGATCGTACTATCGAGTCGCCGTATGCTCTTGGACCCCTACGGGAAGGAACGGCTAATCAACGGCCGGTCTTTGCGACGACCATATACATGAACTCGCGAACAGCGGCGTATCTCGGAACATGACGGAACAGCGGAAACAACTGGAGGAGGTCATCGGCATGCTCCATCACCGTGCCACAGGAGTAGACGGTACATCGTTGACCAAGTGCGACTACCTCCTATGTCCATGGCTAGCTCATGGACCAAACAGTGCTCTCTGTCCTAACAAATGAGTCTTGCTAGCGGCCGTGGAAAGCTCTAAGACCAGATCCCATTCAAGCATTGAGTACCCAACCTGTCCTTGGAGGAGATGCGGCCGTTTTAACCTCATCGCTCGTTAGCCGTGTGTATCAGATACCAATACCTCGGTCAAACTTAAAACCAGGTCTATTGAATGGAGGGCTATTTGAGAATGTAGGTTTAACACATATCCGAATGACATACAACTGGATCTGGTTATTAGTGGTTATATTTCTGGATGGGATATAGTACCTGGATAACATCCTAACACCAATCGTCTCTGATCTGAGCGCAGCGTGGAAAGGATCGATGACTCATCTCAAGAACTCAAGAGACTCTCGACCAATCATATCCAAAGGTTTTATTACGGGAAAGCAATAACCTCAGAACCGGGATGCCTATCCCCAGTTGAGGTCACCAGCCATGCCCTTAGAAGAGGTATAGGCATTCCTTCCCATTCTTAATCCGTATTTGTGCTTTTTGTTAGTTATTTGGATTCGTAATTACACTGTAGGGGTGACACAACACTCCTTGATGTACTATGTTCAATATAGAGATAAGAATTAAAATCTAGTACGAAAAGCTCTTGTTTACTGGGACAGGATTCATTCATGGGTGGCCCGCCTATCTTTTACAGACATATGCTTGTAATAGTAGGCCGTGATGTATGGAGATGGTTTTCTTCCTATATGGGAGAGTTATATTATACCTTATGAATTATCGATATAAAGCCAACAGCAGATTTATATGGTGGTATGAGCGTTATACGCTGGGTGCTACAGATCGACCGATAGATGCAGCTGATTACGGTGTAGTAACGAGAAAACAAACTACAGAAAGATAAGTAATCATGTGGAAAATAAAATTCGACAAAATAGATCGGAGAATAGCTGAGATTATGAAGAAATTTGGCCTCCCTTCCCTGAGGTGTTCAGTGGGAATGGTTTTCATCTGGTTTGGTGGTCTAAAGGTATTAGGTATTAGTCCTGCAGCTGAGCTTGTCGCTAATACTGTCTACTGGTTACCTCCTAGCTTCTTTGTTCCTTTCTTAGGTATATGGGAGGTGACTATAGGGATTTTTCTACTGTTTAACAAATTTATTCGAGTAGCCATATTCTTACTTTTCCTTCAGATGCCTGGTACGATGCTGCCAGTAATTCTTCTACCAGATACTGTTTTTACTCAGTTTCCTCTCGGCCTCTCATTAGAGGGGCAGTATATAGCAAAGAATCTAGTGCTAATCAGTGCAGCACTTGTGATTGGTAGTACAGTACGGAGTCAAGAGTGAATATTCAGCCATCTTGATAGACTCGATAAAAAGAGGAACTACTCTCTCTGCTATTCCGCTACCCGGATCGCAGTATCGTTCCACTTTGAGTAAGTACTATCTCTGCTTAGGAAACCTATAGACTACAGTTCGTTAACTTCTATACCGTATCTTCCCACGGTTATATTATATCTATAATAATTGAAGGATATGGTGGGATCCACTTCATTCGGACCACGTCCATGATCAACAATGTCTTCAATTAATTCGGGATCAATAGTATTATAAAGCGGTTCATATTCCGGTGGTGTGAGCTCGACCGGGCTAATCCCTTCACGATCTGACACCTTCTTGATGATTTCTAGGCTGATTGGCTGGTTTTTGCAACGATTTGAGTGATTTCTATCTACTGCCATCAAAGATGGTTTCAATCGCCCTTCTAATAAAGGTTGTCTCTAGTCCAATTATTATGTAGAATATAGTATTATGTCCAATCTTATCCAGACGAGATGCACCCATACATCAATCTATTCACAGCAATTGTCGCATAGAGATGATGGAGACCCGCTCTTTCGGGAGGCAGTTTAACAGCATTCGTGCGCCGGATATATTCATTGGCGGTGATTCGATTTCATGCTCGAGGACGAAGCCCATGGAGTACCATTCGGTAATTCATGTCCTCCATTGTCGACCGCCGTGATCATCCTCGGACCCGTCGCCGGCTCAAGCCGCGCGTATCCGGTGTTGCCAAGCTACTTCGCGTGGATCCGCGAGCTCTATGACGACCACGACATCCTCCTTATCGCCGACCAAATGATCACCGAGGTGGCCGCTGCGGCGAGATATTCAGCATGTAGCGGAGGGCGCATCGGTCCCGATATGATCACGTTCGCAAAGGGCGTGGCCAGTTCGTACGTGCCGCACGCGGGGACGTTCTCATGAACGAGGAGCTCGCGGACGCGACCCGTGACAGCGGCACGTCTGTTGGGTAAACCTTCGCCGGTCATCCTGTGGCCTGTACCGCTGGTCTCACAGCGCGTACAAGGACGCCCTCGTCGACAATGACCGATCGCTCGCGTCCGTCCTCCAAGGAGAACTGGACCGCTCATGGAAACCAGAATGTCATCGCTGCGGTTCGCGGCTACGGGTTCCTCTAAGGGATGGTCGTTGAGGATCTGGCCACCAGCGAGCCGTTCGCGAACTCATGAGTAGACGACGATGAGGAGGATCTCGTTGCCGATGCTGTCGAGGCCGCTCGATTACCAGCTCGTCGTCTTGCCGCCACTATGTGTCGACGAGGACAACATCGCTGACGCGTTCGAGATTTTTGACGAGGCGTTCACGACCGTCTTCGAGTAAGTACCAGTGGACTGGAGACCGAGCGCTTATTCAAGACAGTACGCCTCGAAGTTTTCAAGCACAGCCATCGTATTGTACTCCGCGAACGAGTGATCCCCGTCCGATCAGTCATTGGGCTGATCTCGCACGCACTCGGTGAACTCGGGATGGAACTGGACCGTCCGGACCGGTGCAACGACACTGCACGGGAGAACGGGGCGACATTCGGTCGTCGCGGTCTCACTGAGCCATGTCTCGCACCTAGAGTCGCGCTTCTAGATGAACTATGATGTAGACACTCGCCAGTCACTTTCTACAGCGTAACCGCTCTCCAGCCACCATCTCGTCCAGCAGCTCCCGTCGGTATCGCGTCTCACAGTGGATTTTCCCGAAGTAGGGCCCAACACCAGTCTAACATTGGCACCCCACTGTCCTTCGTTCCTCAATACCTCGTTCAGAAGGTGTCTGTCGACGCTTCATCAGCGTTTGGTCCATAGCTTACACGCACCGTCTCGTTCGTTCCTCGACATCATCTGGACATCATCCAAACAGTATTTAGAATATCGTCCTATACTCAATACAAGGACCAGAGATGCAGTTTTACACTAGTATGGGGGTGAAATAAGCTTCAGATTGAGATCAGCTACTCATCGTACCGGATCTCGATAGGATAATTTGCTATTTGTTCAGATATGACCAGGTATGATAAACTGCATTCTACTAAGTGGTGATATGAGGTATATTGTCCATTAATAAACTCTGAGTTGGGACTGGGGACAACACTCATGGCCAACATTTAATACCGATTAGCGACGCCGTTTAGACATGCTCCACAGTCAAGGGCCGTTATCATCAATTGACCTTAGTGATCAAATGACGAAGACGACGGACGTCGAACCGATATATCGACGCTACGTCGGCGGTCGTGGTGTTGCGACACGCCTGGCACACGAGCGGATTCCGTTCGACGCAGATCCCTTCGGGCCTGAGAACCGCCTTTTCTTCACGACTGGACCGATGCAGTTCTCGAACATGAGTTTCACTGGCCGAATGAACTGCACCGGCGTCTCTCCGCTGACCGACGGATTGCTCTCGAGTAACGCGGGCGGGTTCATGTCGCGGAACTTCGTCGATGCAGGCTACGGCGCCGTCGAGTTCGTCGGGGCAAGCGACGAACTCGTCGTCGTCCACGTTCGCGACGACGGTGTGACGTTCGAACCCGTCCCTGAACTCAAGGGCGCGACCGTACCAGAGACGACCGAGTACCTCGAATCCGAGCACGAAATCACGGTAGATCAAACTGCCGTCATCGGTCCTGCAGGGGAGAACCGGGTTCGGTTCGCGTCGATCATGACTTCCGAAGAACGGGCGTTCGGTCGCGGCGGCCTCGGCGCGGTACTCGGCTCGAAGAATATCAAAGGTATTACCTTCGGCGGGGATTCGCGTCCCGAGGTCGAGGTCCCGTCGACGCAGATGGAGATTCACCGGGAGGCCGCAACGGACGACCATATCATGAAACGCCAGGGGACGGTCTCGGTGATGGACTTGGCGAACGAGATGGACGGGCTTCCTTCGTACTACTTCTCTGAACGGCAGTTCGACGGTGCCGACGGAATCAATGGAGCTGCTGTTGAGGAGAAGAAGTACAAAAAAGGGAGCTGCTCGGCCTGCGCATTCGCCTGCAAGCTCCCGACTAGGGACGAGGAAACGGGGCTCGAAACGGAGGGTCCGGAGTTCGAGGTCGCGATGGCCTTTGGATCGAACTCCGGGATCGACGACATCGTTGATGTCATGAAATCCAACGAACTGTGTGATCGCTACGGACTCGATGCGATCTCCGCGGGGAACACGATTGCGGCGTACCTTGCTGCCGAAGACGAGTTCGGCAATGAGGAGCTGATCCATGATCTTGTCGAAAAGATCGCCCACCGTGAGGGCGTCGGCGACGACCTCGCGGAAGGGATCGACCGCGTCCACGACGACCTCGGCGTCGACAACTGGTCGGTCAAAGGGATGGATTTCGCTGCCCACGAAGGGCGGATCCTCCACGGACAGGGGCTGTCCTATGCTGTGGCTAATCGCGGGGCCGACCACATGTACGCGACGTTCTACTCGGTCGAGTACCCGCTCGTCCCCGAGGAAGACGCACTAGAGCCAACGGGGACGCTCGGCAAGGCCGAACGTCTCGTCCGGCGGGAGAATCTCATGGCGC is a window encoding:
- a CDS encoding aminotransferase class III-fold pyridoxal phosphate-dependent enzyme; translated protein: MLEDEAHGVPFGNSCPPLSTAVIILGPVAGSSRAYPVLPSYFAWIRELYDDHDILLIADQMITEVAAAARYSACSGGRIGPDMITFAKGVASSYVPHAGTFS
- a CDS encoding HalOD1 output domain-containing protein, producing the protein MAVDRNHSNRCKNQPISLEIIKKVSDREGISPVELTPPEYEPLYNTIDPELIEDIVDHGRGPNEVDPTISFNYYRYNITVGRYGIEVNEL
- a CDS encoding aldehyde ferredoxin oxidoreductase family protein translates to MLHSQGPLSSIDLSDQMTKTTDVEPIYRRYVGGRGVATRLAHERIPFDADPFGPENRLFFTTGPMQFSNMSFTGRMNCTGVSPLTDGLLSSNAGGFMSRNFVDAGYGAVEFVGASDELVVVHVRDDGVTFEPVPELKGATVPETTEYLESEHEITVDQTAVIGPAGENRVRFASIMTSEERAFGRGGLGAVLGSKNIKGITFGGDSRPEVEVPSTQMEIHREAATDDHIMKRQGTVSVMDLANEMDGLPSYYFSERQFDGADGINGAAVEEKKYKKGSCSACAFACKLPTRDEETGLETEGPEFEVAMAFGSNSGIDDIVDVMKSNELCDRYGLDAISAGNTIAAYLAAEDEFGNEELIHDLVEKIAHREGVGDDLAEGIDRVHDDLGVDNWSVKGMDFAAHEGRILHGQGLSYAVANRGADHMYATFYSVEYPLVPEEDALEPTGTLGKAERLVRRENLMALNDSGIVCKFSRDYMNPERYEILFGESFDKLLAVGDRTVTLERHFNNQRGFDRTDDDLPYNLPDFDQALDEYYDSRGWKDGVVPDNMLPKIDETIIV
- a CDS encoding DoxX family membrane protein; the protein is MKKFGLPSLRCSVGMVFIWFGGLKVLGISPAAELVANTVYWLPPSFFVPFLGIWEVTIGIFLLFNKFIRVAIFLLFLQMPGTMLPVILLPDTVFTQFPLGLSLEGQYIAKNLVLISAALVIGSTVRSQE